GTGGCCGAGCAGGTCTGGATCGCGCTGCACGGCGAGGTCACCAGCAGGCGGTCGTCGAAGGTGGTGTGGTACAGCGCCAGCGACGCCTCGATGCCGTCGCCGCGCACGCGGTAGCCCAGTTCGTAGGTCTGCGCGGTTTCAGGCTCCAGCGAGTGCTTGATCGCGTCGAACGCCGCCTGCGATTCCTGGAACGGAGTGAAGCCGAAGCCGGCCATGTTCTTGTTGTAGGACGCGTAGATTTCCTGGTGTTCGTCGAGCTTGAAGTTCACGCCCACCTGCGGCAGCAGGTCCGAATCGGCCTTGATCTCGCCGGCGGCGTTGGCGGTGGTCGGCACCAGCGACTGCGCGGTGGTGTCCACCTGCAGCTTCTTGGCGCCGAAGTTCACCGTCAGGCGTTCGTCGAGCAGGCGCAGCGTGTCCTGCGCGTAGAACATGCGCGTGTCGGTTTCGTAGTGCTGGGAGAACCCGCGCTCGAACCGGGTGCCGGCCTTGTTGAAGTAGAACAGATCGGTGAACGGGCCGTCGAGCAGGAAGTAGTTGCGCTCCTGCACGGTCTTGGCGTTCTGGTACCAGCCGCCGATCTCGATCTCGTTGCCGGCGACGGTGAAGTTCAGCGACGCGGTGACGCCATGCCGGTTGAGCCGGTAGTCGGTGGTGCGCATCGACAACGGCACCGTGGCCGAGGAGGGCACGTACGGCGTGGTCCACTGCCCCTCGCCGTTGTTGTCGTGGTAATAGCCGGCCAGGTTCAGCGTGGCCGTGCCGCCGAGGTTGAAGGCGCCGCTGAGCGCGGCCAGGTTGTCGTCGCGCAGGCCGGCGCCAGAGTAGTACGACGCGTCGGCCTTGCCGTAGTCGGCCGGCAGGGCGTTCAAGGACGCCGGGTAGCTGCCGTTGCCGTTGAGCGCGTTGGCGATCTGCACCGCGCTGTTCCAGTCCGGCATCAGGTAGTCCCAGTCCCAGCCCAGCGCCTTCTGCGAGGTCAGCGACAAGTCCATGATGTCGTATTCCTTGCGCTTGGAACTGTCCAGGAACAGGCTGACCCGGTTGCCGTCGCCCCACTGGTACAGCGCCTTGACGTTGGCCTGGCTGTATTCGTTGTTGCCGTAGCCCTTCCACTTGTCCGTCTCGCCGTGCACCAGCGAGGTGTACATCGAGAACCCGTTGATGTCGCCGGTGTCGCCGCGCAGGTAGGTGCGGCGGGCGGAATCGGAGCCGAAGGTCTGGCTGAAGCGGATGCCCGGCTCGGCATCCGGGTCGTCGGAGTAGTAGCGCACGGTGCCGCCGAGGTTGCTGCTCGAGGCGGTACCCAGCGCGCCGGCGCCCTGCGCCAGTTCCACCGAGCCCACGTTCTCGGAGATGATCGCGCGGGTCACCTGCAGGCCGTCGCTGACGCCGTAGCTCATGTTGCCCAGCGGCACGCCGTCCAGGGTGAAGCCCAGCCGGCTCTGGTCGAAGCCGTGCAGGCTGATCGCGGTCGACCACTCGTAGGCGCCCCACGCATCGGCCGACTGGAACTGCACGCCGGGCAGCTTGTCCAGCACCTTCAGCGCGCTGGTGCCGGGGGCGGCGATGCCGATGTCCTCGCGGGTGATGCGCTGCACCTGGCGGGTGGTGCCGGTGGACACCACGGTGATCGCATCGAGCATCGTCGCATCGCCGCCGCTGGTGGCGGCCGCCGCGTCGGCGTTGGCGCCGTCGGCCGCCGGCGCGGTCTCGGCCAGTGCGGCGAAGGCCGGCAGTGCGGACGCGACGGCGAGCACCAGCGCGTGCAGGCGCAAGGATCTGGAGGTGGGGGTCATCGGAATTCCAATAAAGATGGGGAGACGTTTGGGGGCTTGCCGCGCGAGGCGTGACGGCCAGCACACGGCCTGTGCGGCCCGCCCGCCACCATGCAACGGTTTTGTGAAGGTTTCGGGGCGGTCCTGTGTCGGCTGTGGGACAGCCCGATGGTGCCGATCGCGTGCACGTCCGGAGAAGCCGGTGCCGCGCTGCCGCCGCGTGCGCGCCCTGCTGACGGGCGGCGCGTGTACTGTGCCGCCCCGCGGCGCCGGCGGCGCAACGTA
The Xanthomonas sp. AM6 DNA segment above includes these coding regions:
- a CDS encoding TonB-dependent receptor, producing MTPTSRSLRLHALVLAVASALPAFAALAETAPAADGANADAAAATSGGDATMLDAITVVSTGTTRQVQRITREDIGIAAPGTSALKVLDKLPGVQFQSADAWGAYEWSTAISLHGFDQSRLGFTLDGVPLGNMSYGVSDGLQVTRAIISENVGSVELAQGAGALGTASSSNLGGTVRYYSDDPDAEPGIRFSQTFGSDSARRTYLRGDTGDINGFSMYTSLVHGETDKWKGYGNNEYSQANVKALYQWGDGNRVSLFLDSSKRKEYDIMDLSLTSQKALGWDWDYLMPDWNSAVQIANALNGNGSYPASLNALPADYGKADASYYSGAGLRDDNLAALSGAFNLGGTATLNLAGYYHDNNGEGQWTTPYVPSSATVPLSMRTTDYRLNRHGVTASLNFTVAGNEIEIGGWYQNAKTVQERNYFLLDGPFTDLFYFNKAGTRFERGFSQHYETDTRMFYAQDTLRLLDERLTVNFGAKKLQVDTTAQSLVPTTANAAGEIKADSDLLPQVGVNFKLDEHQEIYASYNKNMAGFGFTPFQESQAAFDAIKHSLEPETAQTYELGYRVRGDGIEASLALYHTTFDDRLLVTSPCSAIQTCSATLNNVGSVRSQGADLAVMWRPIAQLRWLNSLSYDDSTYQDDYLNGGVVATSGKRVVGIPEWMFSSSLAYENAGWHAALDGKYTGRRYISYLNDSSVPSYWRFDLSAGYDFGQVGMFQNLGLSANVTNLFDKRYFATVGTNGYVVSDPNGYNQTLMAGAPRQFFVTFNGKF